In Mycolicibacter virginiensis, the DNA window GGGCAATAGCAACAGTTTCGAACCAGACATCACGAGCCATTATCAGATGGGACTTTCATTGCAGAGGCGGGCCGGCGGACGCATGGACAGCGTCAACGGCACCACAGTGGTGATCGGCTTGCCGCGGGAATGGTCCGCGGCCGGGCGGGGCTTGGTGCGATCGGCAGCCAGCGCGGGTGCGCCGTAGCCCTGGACGCATTCCGGATCCGGTCCATCCAGCGGCAGTCCGGTGAAGAACTTTGCGGCCATGCAGCCGCCCCGGCAGCTGTCGTAGTGGTCGCAGCTTCCGCAGGCGCCGGCGGACTGCGGCTCCCGCAGTTCACGAAACAGCGGAGCGTGCTTCCAGACGTTGTCGAAACCTCCGTCGGACAGCACGTTTCCGGCCAAGAAGCGGTCGTGGATGGCGAAGGGACAGGCGTAGACATCACCGACGGGGTCGATGAGGCACACCACGCGCCCGGCGCCACACATGTTCAGCCCGGCCAGCGCGCCGGGCGCGCCAAGTCCGGACAGGTGGAAGAAGGAGTCACCGGTGAGCACCCGCTCCCCGTTGGCCACCAGCCAGTCGTAGAGCTGGACCTGCTGGTCGGCGGTCGGGTGCAGGTCGTCCCACACATCGGCGCCTCGCCCCGACGGCCGCAGTCGGGTGATCCGCAGCGTCGCACCATAGCGGCTGGCCAACTCGGCAAAGTCGTCAAGCTGGTCGATGTTGTGGCGGGTCGCGACGACCGAGATCTTGGCGTCGGAGAATCCGGCCGCGGCCAGGTTCTCCAGCGCCCGGATCGCCATATCGAACGAGCCGGGGCCACGGATCGGGTCGTTGACCTCTGCGGTGGCACCGTCCAGGGAGATCTGGACGTCGACGTAGTCGCTGGCCGCCAGCTTGGCCGCCACCTCGGGGGTGATCCGCAGGCCGTTGGTGGAGAACTTCACGCCGACGTGGTGCTCGGTGGCATAGTCCACCAGCTCCCAAAAGTCCGAGCGCACTGTGGGTTCCCCGCCACCGATGTTGACGTAGAACACCTGCATGCGTTCCAGCTCGTCGATGATGTCTTTGCACTGCCGCGTGGACAGCTCGCGGGGATCGCGCTTGCCCGACGAGGACAGGCAGTGCACGCACGCCAGGTTGCAGGCGTAGGTCAGCTCCCACGTCAGGCAGATCGGAGCGTCAAGCCCGTGCTCGAATTGTTCGATAAGCCGGGGCACCGGTGCCACGGATGTCATTGGCCCTCCCTGGGCATCAGCATCTTCGAGTCCGCCAGCACGCCCAGCGCATGCAGGTACGGACCCTGATCGGCATCGTCGACTCCGGCTGCGCGGCAGGCGGATCGGACATCGTCGTGGTCCGGAAGAGACCGCACCACCTCGACGATGGTGCGGTTCTTCAGGAACGACAACTTACGGGTGCCGAAGTGGTACAGCAGCGCACCAAACGGCTCCGGGCGGAGCGCCACCTGCGGGTGCAGCTCCCAGCCGCGGTCGGGGTCGAACACTGTTGCCTCCGAGGCCACGGCGACCTCCGGCATGGTCAGTAGACGCCGCACATGCCGTCGATGGACACCTCTTCGACCAGGCTTTCGGTGACGAGCTCGGCATTGGTGTCGTTCTGCTGGTTCTGGTCCATGACGCGGGCCTTTCTCACGTTCGGGTTCGACAAAGGACTGTCGTGTCGGTCACAATCTCGGACAGAATATGGCATCGAGTGCCGTAAAGGAAGTGGGGCTGTGAGATGGGCGGTACGCCGGGTCCGCACCCCCGCGCCGGGCGGCGCCGCTCCACCACGCCGCAGCACATCACCGACGTGGCGATCGACCTGTTCGCCGCCCGCGGATTCGGCGAGGTCAGCGTTGATGACGTGGCGCAGGCCGCCGGCATCGGCCGTCGCACGGTGTTCCGGTACTACGCCTCGAAGAACGCCATCCCGTGGGGCGACTTCGACGCGCACCTGCACCAGCTACGGGAACTGCTGGACGGTATCGAACCCGGAGCGCCACTCGGTGACGCGCTGCGTGCGGCGCTGTTGGCGTTCAACACGTTCGGCGAGAGCGAGACGGCGCGCCACCGCCGGCGGATGCGGGTGATCCTGCAGACCGATGAGCTGCAGGCCTACTCGATGACGATGTACGCCGGCTGGCGCAGCGTCATCGCGGAGTTCGTGGCACGCCGGGCGGGTCTGGACCCTGATGACCTGCGGCCGCAGACGGTGGCGTGGATGATGCTGGGGGTGGCGCTCAGCGCTTACGAACGCTGGCTCGGCGATGAGTCGCTGGTGTTGCCACAGGTTCTCGGCGACGCGTTCGACGCGATCCGCGGCGGCCTGGACTGAGCGTCAGCATCTACCCCGCGATATCGCGATAGGCGGCCACTACCGGCTCCAGCTCGTCAGGGGTGGCGCCGTGCATGATCAGCGCGTCGGCGCCGTAGTCGAACTCCTGGCGGATGCGCTCGGCGCAGCGCCGCGCCGTACCGGTGGCCGCCGGCTGAAGCCACTCGTCGGGGATCAACGTCGCGATGTGCTCGATCTGCGCGGCGCTGGCCTTGTGGTCGATACCGCCCGGAATCGACGTCACCACCGGGTCCTCGCGGAAGCGCTGCAGCACCGCCGGGTCCCAGTTGTTGGTGCGCACCAGCAGATCGCCGTAGCCCTGCAGGTAGGTGGCCAGCCGCGCCACGGTCTTTTTCAGCCGCAGCTCTTCGGGCAGGTGATCGCCCACCGTGGCGAAACACGACCACACCCGCACGCTCGCCGGGTCGCGGCCGGCTCGTTCCGCGGCGTCCTTCACCGTTTTCACGCTGCGCTGCAAGGTCTCCGGAGTGAAGTAGGTGTGCAGGATGACGTCGTCGAAGAACGCTCCGCCCAGCTCGAGCGTCTTCGGCCCGAATGCCACCAGCGCCAGCCGGATGTCTTCGGCGAAGTCCGGGTCCAAGAACAGCACCTGATAGCGGCCGATCGGCCCGTCGTGGTTGAAGATCACCTCGCCTTGCCAGAGTCGGCGCATCACCTGTGCGAAGTCGGCCATCTGCGCGGTGGTGACGTTCGGGATCCCGAATGCGGCGTACATGGCAGCCACGCCGCGGCCGATGCCCAGGGTGAACCGTCCCCGCGACAGTCGGTGCATGGTGGTTGCCCATGACGCGGTGATCAACGGATGGCGGGTGTTGTGATTGGTTGCCGCGGTGGCGATCTGCATCCGGCCGGTGACCGCACACGCGGCCCCGACCAGCGACGATGCCTCTTTGACGTTCCAGCGTTCGGAGATGAACGCGGTCCCGAACCCGAGGTCCTCGCCACGGCGGGCTTCATCCATCAGCGCGGCCGGACCTTCCCCGCCGGCGCCGGCCAGCAAGTAGTAGCCCAGTTCGTCGAGGACCCGTTCAGTCATGCCCAAACCCCTTGCTTGTAGCCGCAATTCCACACCTCGGTGATCCTGCCGTCGATCACGCGGAACACGTTCGGCCGCCTTTCGTCGACACTTCCGCAGGGTTGCCTATCGATGGGTTTACGGTACGGTATTCAGTTGGATGCCGTGGGAGGAAATGCGATGAAGGTTCCGTTCACCTGGAAGGTCACCGGCTGGTTCATGATCGGCTGGTCACCGGAGTTCGCCGCCGGAACGACCCGGGCCCTGCACTACTTCGGCGAGGACTTGGTCGCCTACCGCGACGCCGACGGCGAACTGCATGTGATGGAGGCGCACTGCAAGCACATGGGCGCCCACCTGGGCCACGGCGGCACGGTGGTCGAAGACCGCGTCGAGTGCCCGTTCCATGGCTGGCAGTGGGGCCCCGACGGCTGCAACAAATTCATCCCCTATCAGCCGGACCGGCCGAACAAGGCGTTGCGCCTGCGGGTCTACCCGGTCCGCGAACAGCACGGCTGCGTGTTCGCATGGCACCACCCCGACGGCGCCGAACCCCACTGGGAGATGCCCGACATCTTCGGCAAGTTTCCCCAGTTCACCGCCGGCCCGCAGGACTACTACCGGGCCTACCCGGAATTCTCCCGACGCCTGGAGGGCGAACCGGTCCACCCGCAGATCGTCGCCGAGAATGCCGCTGACAGCGCACATTTCCAGTACGTGCACCACGCGACGGTGACGCCGAGGGTGCTCGATTGGAAGATGGCCGACCAGGAATGGCAGTTCGTCGCAGGCTGGCCCGACGAGCGCGCCGACGACCCGGAGCAGATGGCGTTGCGGTTCCACAGCCATCTGTTCGGGCTTGGCGGGGCGATCAGCATCTTCGAGGGCGTGCAGCAGCATCGGCTGATCTTCACCTGCACCCCGGTCGACGAGGGCCGCTCGGACCTGTTCTATTCGATCTGGTGGCCGCGGATTCCCGGTGATGACTCCGAGGCACCGCCGGATGACGTGCGCGCGCGGGTCGAGAAGCAGTTCCTGACCACCGTCGAAGACGACCTGGGAATCTGGCGCTACCAGCGCTACATCCAGAATCCGGCACTGTCCAAAGTCGACGCGAAACCCGTTTATGACGCTGCGGAAATGGGCTACACAGTTTTACGATGTGCCGCCCACCGAGGCCGTCTTGAGATGACCGCCGGGCTGGCGGACCTGGTAGCGCCTGCGCACACCGCACTGATCACCCAGGAGCTGCAGGGCGCGGTGGTGGGGCCCGACGCCGGCTTGGCGGCCCTCGCCGACGAGGCGCGCCGTGAGGCATTGCCCAACATCAGCCGGCTGCTGCCGGCGGCGCGGTCGGTCGGCGTTGCGGTGGTGCACTGCCTGGTGCACCGTCGCCCGGACGGCTTGGGTTCCAACCACAACGCGCGGTTGTTTTCCGCCGGCCGCCGCGCGGTGCGCATCGATCCGGGCAGCGCCGGTGCCACCCTGCTGCCCGAGTTCGGGCCGGAGCCGGCTGACCTGGTACTCAGCCGCTACCACGGCCTCGGGCCGATGGGCGGAACCGATCTGGATGCGATCCTGCGCAACCTGGGAATATCCACCGTTGTCGCGGTGGGGGTCTCGCTGAACGTCGCCATCCCCAACCTGGTGATGGACGCGATCAACGCCGCCTACCGCGTGGTGGTGCCCCGCGACGCGGTGGCCGGTGTCCCGGCCGAGTACGGTGCTGCCATCATCGACAACACGCTGTCGCTGCTGGCGACGATCACCACCACACAGGAGCTGATGGACACGTGGCAACCCTGACCCAGTTCACCGTGCCGGAGGTCACCGACGCCGTGGCCGCGGCGATTCCCGACCGCGACATGATCATCCAGGGCGACCGACGCTACACCTATGCGCAGATCCTCGAGCGGTCCAACCGGCTGGCGTCCTACCTGCACTCTCGCGGGCTGGGGTGCCACACGCCGCGGTCGGACCTGTCTGCGCACGAGACCGGCCAGGATCTGTTGGGGATCTACGCCTACAACGGCAACGAGTTCGTCGAGACCCTGCTGGGCAGCTTCCGGGCCCGGGTGGCGCCGTTCAACGTCAACTACCGCTACGTGCGCAAGGAATTGGCCTACCTGCTGGCTGATTCCGGCGCCACCGCGCTGGTATATCACGCCGCGTTCGCCCCCACCCTGGCCGAGGTGCTCCCCGAGCTTCCCCAGCTCAAGGTGCTGATCCAGATCGCCGACGACTCCGGCAACGCCCTGCTCGACGGGGCGGTCGACTACGAGACGGTGCTGGCGGAAAGCTCCCCGGAGCCGCCGCCGGTGCAACCCTCGCCCGACGACCTGTATGTGCTCTACACCGGTGGCACCACCGGGATGCCCAAGGGCGTGCTCTGGCGTCAGCACGACATCTTCATGGGCTCGTTCGGTGGCCGCAACTTGATGACCGCCGAAGAGGTCAGCTCCATCGATGACATCGTGGGGCCGGCCGGGGCGAACCCGGGGATCAAGCTGATGATCCTGCCGCCGCTGATCCACGGCGCCGCGCAGTGGGCCGTGATGACCGCAATCAACACTGGCCAAACCCTGGTCTTCCCTTCGGTTGTGGACCATTTCGACGCCGATGACGTGGTACGCGCCATAGAGCGGGAAAAAGTGATGTCGGTGACCGTGGTCGGCGACGCGATGGCCCGGCCGCTGCTGGATGCGATCCGCAAGGGCAGCGCCGACGTGTCGTCGCTGCTGGTGGTGGCCAACGGCGGCGCCCTGCTGACGCCATATGTCAAACAGCAGATCGTCGAGACCCTGCCCGGCGCCATGGTGATCGACGGGGTCGGCTCGTCGGAGACCGGCGCCCAGATGCGTCACATGTCGACCTCGGGTGCCGTCTCCACCGGAACCTTCGCCGGCGGACCGGACACCTGCGTGGTGGCCGAGGACCTAGGGGCCGTGCTGCAACCCGGGCACGACGGGCTGGGCTGGCTCGGCCAGCGCGGCTACGTCCCGCTGGGTTACAAGGGCGATGCAACCAAGACCGCCGCGACGTTCCCGGTGATCGACGGGGCGCGCTTCGCCGTTCCCGGCGACCGGGCCCGGCACCTGGACGACGGTTCGATCGAGCTGCTCGGCCGGGATTCGGTGACGATCAACTCCGGTGGGGAGAAGATCTTCGCCGAGGAAGTCGAGACGGCGCTCGCCTCACATCCGGGTGTCGTCGACGTGGTGGTCGCGGGCCGGCCCAGTGAACGCTGGGGCCAGGAGGTGGTGGCCGTGGTGGCCCTTGCCGAGAATGCCGCCGTCACGGCCGCCGAACTCATCGAGCACGCCGGCGGGTCACTGGCCCGCTACAAGCTGCCCAAAGCAGTCGTGTTCCGGTCGACGATCGTGCGCAGCCCGGCCGGCAAGGCCGACTACCGGTGGGCGCGCGAACAGGCCGAGCAGGGCTAGCGTCGTCAGCCGCGTTTGATCCGCCGGCGAGTCCGGTTGCGCGCCGAGCGCAGCATCGCGTCGGCGTAGAAGCGCATCGCGGGCCGAAACGGCGGCGCCGCACTGCCGGTCATGCTGAACGGCAGGTCGGAGCCCACCACGGTCCGGTAGTGGCTGAACGCGTCAAAACCCGCCTTGCCGTGGTAGGCGCCCATGCCGCTGCGACCCACCCCGCCGAACGGTGCCCCCGACGGAATCATCTGTGCGGCAAAGTCGTTGCGGGCCACTCCACCGCTTCGGGTGCGCTGCACGAAGGACCGGAATCCCTTGCCGCCCGGACCGAACCAGTAGGCGACCAGCGGGGCGGGGCGCGAGTTAATCGTCTCGATTGCTTCGTCGAGGGTGCCATAGCCCTGCACCATGAGCACCGGACCGAAGATCTCCTCGTCGGAGATGCGCATGGTCGCATCGGCGCCGCGCACCAGGGTGGGGGCGATCTTGCGGGAAGCGCGATCCGGCAGCGCCTCCCCGTCGGGCGCGACGGTCTCTACCACGGCGCCGCGGTCGCGCGCGTCGTCGATCAGACCCAGCACCCGGTCGAAGTTGGCTTCGTTGACACTTGAGCAGTAGTCGCCATTGGTCAGGATCGTCGGGAACATGTCCCGCAACGTTTGCCGGGCGACATCGACGAATGCGTCGACGTCGCGCTCGGGCACCAGGACATAGTCCGGGCACACGCAGACCTGACCGCCGTTGACCATGCGGGCTGCCGCGATCCGCTTCGCCGATCGCGCGATATCGGCGCCGGGCGCCACCACGACGGGGTTCTTCCCGCCCAGTTCCAAGGTCACTGGGACCAGGTTGTCCGCGGCAGCGCGCTGCACCAGCGCACCCACCGACGGCGAACCGGTGAAGAAGACGTGATCGAACGGCAGCCCAGCGAACGCGGCCGCCACATCAGCGCCGCCGGTGATGACGGCGAATTCGTTCTCGTCGAAGTACTTCGGTGCCAGGTGCGCCATCAGCTCGGCGGTGTGCGAGGTGATCTCAGACATTTTGACCATCACCCGATTGCCCGCCGCGAAGGCTGCCGCCGCCGGCACCACCACCAATTGCAGCGGGAAATTCCACGGCCCGATGATGCCCACCACGCCAAGCGGACTGGGCCGCACCTCGGCATGCAATCCGACCAGCCGGGCCGCACGCAGCAGCTTGCTGGGACGCATCCATTGTCGGACATGCGATCTGGTGTGCTCGACCACGGGGACGATGCCGATCATCTCGGTGGCCAGTGAGGCCGCGCGTGACCGGGTGCCGAAATCTTGTGCCATCGCCTCGGTGAAGGCGTCGACGTTTTCGAGCACCATCGCCAGCAACCGATCGATGCGGTTGCGCCGGACCGCGGCACCCGGCGGCCCGTCGTCGGTGAAGGATCGCCGCTGCTTCTCCAGCAGACTCGCCAGCTCGGCGGTCACGACAGGTCCAGCGGCCCGTTTTGTGCCACGGTCTGCAGCTGACCCAGTTCCACGCCACGGTCGGCAGCCGCTTCGATGCAGGCCGCAACGTCCTTGCGCATGAAGGGTGCAACGACTTTGGCGAAGCTGTCCACGCCACCGGCCGATTGCACGTATCCCGCGGCCCGGCTGCCGCCGCTGCACTGCGCCAGCGCCTCGAACAGGCTGGTATCGCGCACGCCGAGGTTCTTGCCCAGCTCGACCGCGGCGGCGACCAGTTGCGCGTTCGCGGCGAACAGCACGTTGTTGATCAGCTTGAGGTTGAGCGCGGTGCCCAGTGCCCCGGTAAGGATCACCGGGTCGGCGTAGGCCGCCAAGACCGATTGCGCGCGGGCCACCGCGTCGTCGGGGCCGCCGAGCAGCACGGTCAGCCTGCCGGCCTCGATGTCATGAGCGCCGCCGCTGACCGGAGCATCCACCAGCGCCGGGCCGTTCGGGAACTCCGCCGCCAGTGCGGTCAGCGTGCTCACCGTCCCGGTGGTGTGGGAAACCACGACCGTGCTGGAGTCGGCATTGGCCAGCAAGCCGTCGGCGCCGCCGGCGACCTCGAGCAGTTGTGCGTCGGAGAACAGGCAGCTGATCACGACGCCGGCATCGCGGGCGGCCGCGGCGATCGACTCCACTGGCACGGCGCCGGCGGCGTCGAGCCGTTCGCGCACCTCGGGCCGTCGGGCATAGACCTGAACCCGATGCCCGGCGGCGACAAGGCGCGCGACCATCGGTTCGCCCATCTGGCCGGCTCCCACGAATCCGACGACCTGGCCCGTTGTGCTCATTCTCGGCTCCTCAAGGCAGCTTTCGGCTATCCGGTAAGGGCAACCGTAGCATTGTCCGCGAGCGCCGAATTCGTTACAGTCGTGCTTACTGTCGACTTTTCGGGTACACCAGAAGGCTGGCGAGGATGACCAACCCGCAGCGCAAGGTCGTGGTCGTGGGCGCGGGGTCGGGAATCGGCGCCGCCACCGCCGCGCACTTCTACGAGCGCGGAGATTTCGTTCTCGCCGTCGACGTACACACCCACCACACGCCGGCATCGCAATACGCCAACTGCGACCTCCGGGATGCCGCGGCCATCGCGGAGTTCGCCGCCGAGATCGGTGACGACTGGGATCTGTTGGCTCATGTCGCCGGCGTACCTGGCACCGCATCGGCCGCCGACGTGCTGACGGTCAACTACCTGGGCATGCGGCTGATGACCGAGGGCCTGCTGCCGCGGCTTCGTCGCGGCGGGGCGGTGGTCGCAGTGGCATCGACGGCGGCACTCGGGTGGGACCAGCGCATCTCGGTGCTCAACGGCCTACTCGAAGCGACAGACGCGCAGGCCGTCCAGCGCTGGCAGGCTAGCCAGGACCCGGCCTATCCTATCTACAGCACCTCCAAGCAGGCCATGATCCTGTACGCCAAGCGGCGCGCCGCGACCGCGCACGCCGAGTACGGCGTGCGAATCAACACCGTGAGCCCGGGCCCCGTCGAAACGCCGATCCTGCCCGACTTCGAACAGTCGATGGGCAAACAGACGCTCGACACCGTACGCGCCACCGTCGGCCGGCACGCCGGCGTCGACGACATCGTCCCGGTGATCGACTTCCTGGGCTCCCCCGCCGCCGGCTGGATCACCGGCCAAGACGTTCTCGTCGACGGCGGCTTCATCAACGCGATCACCGCCGGCACACCCATCCCCACATAGGGCCAACCTTCCGAGAGGAAACCATGACAATCGATTCGTCACCTGCCGCACCGATTTCCCCACACCCCTACCATCGCCTCGACATCTCTGAAACCGAGTTCTGGGGCAAGGACTTCCGGACCCGGGACGAGACGTTCGCGACGCTGCGCAACGAACCGGGCCTCACGTGGCACCGGCCGATAGATGCCGTGTTCCCCCACCAGGAGACCGGCTACTGGGCGGCAACCCGGCACGCCGACGTCAAGTTCATCAGCCAGCACGAAGAGCTGTTCTGTTCCCGCGAAGGCGTCAGCGTCGACCCGATGCCGGCGGAGATCCAGCGCAACATGACGTTCTTTCTGGCGATGGACCCGCCGGAGCACACCCGGTACCGCAAGCTCATCAGTTCGGGCTTCACACCGCGGCAGGTCCGACGCATCGAGGATCAGATCAAGGCCAACTCCCGCAGCATCGTCGACGACCTGTTGACCCAATTGCGCAGTGGAGACCAGATCGACTTCGTCACAAGCTGTTCCGGCCAACTGCCGATGCGCACCGTCTCCGACATGATCGGCATCGACCCGGCCGACCAGCAGAAGGTCGCCTACGCCGCCGAATGCCTGTTCAGCGGGAGCGACGACGAGTACGCCTCACTGGAGGAGCGGGCGGTGCACGTCATGACGCAGCTGGGCGTGCTGGCCGGCTCCGGCGTCGAGCTGGCGCAGCGCCGCCGTGCCGAACCGCACGATGACCTGATGACCGAGTTGGTCAATGCCGAGGTCGACGGCCATCGTCTCACCGACGCCGACCTCGGCTCCTTCATGGTGCTGCTGGGCTCTGCGGGCAACGACACCACCAAGCAGGCCACCACGCACGCATTCAAGGCCCTCGTCGAACATCCCGAGCAGCGCGCCTGGCTACTGGCCGACTACGAGAATCGGATCGGCGGGGCGGTCGAGGAATTCGTGCGCTGGGCGACACCGGTACTCGCCTTCGCCCGCCACGCGGTGGTGGACACCGAGGTCGCCGGGACCGAGATCAAGGCCGGCGAGAAGGTGGCGCTGTACTACTGCTCGGCCAACCGCGACGAGTCGGTGTTCGACCGGCCGCATGAGTTCGACCTCACCCGCACCACCAACCCCCACCTGGGCTTCGGCGGCGGTGGTGCGCACTACTGCCTGGGAACCCACGTCGCCCGGATGGAGCTGCGGCACCTGTTCTACGAGCTGCTCACCCGGTTGCCCGACGTCACCCTCGGCGAGCCGGAATACCTGCAGAGCACCTTCGTGCACGGCATCAAGCGGATGCCGATCAGCCTGGCCTGACGCTGGTGCGATACTTGCTTAGTCATTTACTGTAACCTTTACAGTATGTTGCTACGCCCGACGGGAGATCAGCCGTGGAAAGCCAGCTTGACGACATTGCTGCCGCACTCGACAAGCCGGCCGACTACCTGAAGAACCCCTACCCGTACTTCCGGAACAAGCGCGAAGGGCTCGGGGTCTTCCCCGGAACGGTCATGGACTATTCCAAGACCCCGGCGTCGCTTCGGCCCAAGACCCAGTTCGCCGCGGTCTCCTTCGAGGCGGTGAATCAGGTCTTCCGCGAGGCGGATTCGTTCAACTCGCACATCTACGACGTCACGATCGGCCTGTTCATTGGACCGACCATCCTGGCGATGGAGGGCGAACCGCACCGCAAGCATCGCAACCTGGTCTCGTCGGCGTTTAAGCGGAAGTCGTTGGTGCACTGGGAGCCGGAGGTGGTCAGGCCGGTCTGCACCGCATTGATCGACGAATTCATCGCCGACAGCACCGCCGATCTGGTATCCGGCTTCACCTTCGAGTTCCCCACCCGGGTCATCTCCAAGCTGTTGGGTCTGCCCGAAGAGGATCTGCCCTGGTTCCGCCAGCGCGCGATCGAGCTGATCAGCTACACCGTCAATTACGAACGAGCGTTCGCCGCTTCGGCGGAGTTGAAGGACTACTTCCTGGCTCAGATGGCGAAGCGCAAATCCCAGCCGACCGAAGACATCATCGGCGACCTGGTCACCGCCGAGGTCGATGGCGAGAAGCTCAGTGACGAAGCGATCTTCTCGTTTCTTCGCCTGTTGCTGCCGGCCGGCCTGGAGACCACGTATCGGGCCACCAGCAACCTGCTGTACCTGCTGCTCACCCATCCCGAACAGTTCGCCGCGGTGCGCGCCGACCACGATCTGATCGGCGCCGCCATCGAGGAAGGGCTGCGCTACGAGACGCCGCTGACCACGGTGCAGCGCACCGCCATCCGCGACACCGCGGTGGCCGGCGTCGAAGTTCCCGCCGGCGCCGTCGTCGACGTCTGCATCGGGTCGGCGAACCGCGACGAGGCCCGGTGGGAACGGCCGGAGGAATTCGACATCTTCCGCAAATGGATTCCGCACATCACGTTCGCCGCCGGCGAGCACACCTGCATGGGCCTACATCTGGCCCGCATGGAGATGCGGGTCGCGATGGAATGTCTGCTCGACCGCCTCGGCGAGATCACCCTGCTCACCGATGACAACCCGCACATCTACGGGCAGCCGTTTCGCTCCCCGCGTTCGCTGCCGGTGACCTTCACCGCCCGATAAGTCTGCCGGCTCACGCCCGCGCGGCGGCTGCGGGTCAGGTGCCGCGCGGTTTGCGGTAGCCGATCGTCTTGGTCTCCAAGTACTGCGCGAATCCCTCGATTCCGCACTGCCGGCCCCAGCCGCTGCTCTTGTAGCCGCCGAACGGCGCGTCGGCGCCGTAGTACATGCCGCCGTTGACGCCGATTGCGCCGGTGCGGATCCGGCGCGCCACGTCCAGTGCCCGTCCGTTCGATGCCGAGACCACCGCACCGGCCAGCCCGTAGGCGCTGTCGTTGGCGATCCGCACCGCCTCGTCGTCGTCACTGAACGGCAGCATCACCAGCACCGGCCCGAACACCTCCTGCTGCGCGATGGCGGCGCTGTTGTCGACCCCGACGATCACCGTCGGCTGCACGTAGTGTCCGCCCGCCAGCTCGTCCGGCAGGCCGGTGACTTCGCCGCCGCCGGTGGTGATCTCGGCACCGTCGCGGCGAGCCTGCGCGTAGGCGTCGAGCACGCGCTGCTTCTGTGCGGCGCTGATCAGCGGGCCGACCAGGGTCTGCGGCAGCGCCGGGTCGCCCACGGTGACGGCCGCGAAGGCCGCGGTGACCGAGGCGACCAACTCGTCGAAGAGGCTGGCATGCACCAGCATCCGGGTGGTGGCCGCGCAGGCCTGCCCGGCGTGCACGCACACTCCGACTGCTCCGGGGATCACCTTGGCCGAGTCGGCGTCGTCGAGCACGATCAGCGCCGACTTTCCGCCCAGCTCCAGGAAGGTCCGCTTCATGGTGTCGGCGCTGGTGCGCGCCAGTAGCTTGCCGACCGTGGTGGATCCGGTGAACGAGATCATGTCGACGCGAGGGTCGGTGCCGAGCAGTCCGGCCACCTCGTTGGACGGCGTGGGCACCACGTTGACCACCCCCGGGGGGATGTCGGTGTGCTCAGCGATCAAGCGACCCAGCCGGGTGGCGTTCCACGGGGTGTTCGGGTCGGGCTTGAGCACGACGGTGTTGCCGGCCGCCAGGGCCGGCCCCAGCTTGTTGAGGATCACCTCGATGGGAAAGTTGGACGGTGTGATCGCAGCGACCACACCGACCGGCTCTTTGACGACCGTGCGAATGTTGCGGTCGCCGAACAGTCCGCCGCCGTCGAGCTGCCGCTCCCAGTCGAATTCATCGATCAACCGTCCCGGGTAGCGCAGCCCGTCGACGAGCGGCCAATCCAGCTGTGCCAGTTGGGTCGTCATCACCGGGCAGCCGACCTCGGCGATCAGCTCGGTGCGCAGCTCCTCCTTCTCGGCCTCCAGCGCCGACTG includes these proteins:
- a CDS encoding coniferyl-alcohol dehydrogenase; the protein is MTNPQRKVVVVGAGSGIGAATAAHFYERGDFVLAVDVHTHHTPASQYANCDLRDAAAIAEFAAEIGDDWDLLAHVAGVPGTASAADVLTVNYLGMRLMTEGLLPRLRRGGAVVAVASTAALGWDQRISVLNGLLEATDAQAVQRWQASQDPAYPIYSTSKQAMILYAKRRAATAHAEYGVRINTVSPGPVETPILPDFEQSMGKQTLDTVRATVGRHAGVDDIVPVIDFLGSPAAGWITGQDVLVDGGFINAITAGTPIPT
- a CDS encoding cytochrome P450, with translation MTIDSSPAAPISPHPYHRLDISETEFWGKDFRTRDETFATLRNEPGLTWHRPIDAVFPHQETGYWAATRHADVKFISQHEELFCSREGVSVDPMPAEIQRNMTFFLAMDPPEHTRYRKLISSGFTPRQVRRIEDQIKANSRSIVDDLLTQLRSGDQIDFVTSCSGQLPMRTVSDMIGIDPADQQKVAYAAECLFSGSDDEYASLEERAVHVMTQLGVLAGSGVELAQRRRAEPHDDLMTELVNAEVDGHRLTDADLGSFMVLLGSAGNDTTKQATTHAFKALVEHPEQRAWLLADYENRIGGAVEEFVRWATPVLAFARHAVVDTEVAGTEIKAGEKVALYYCSANRDESVFDRPHEFDLTRTTNPHLGFGGGGAHYCLGTHVARMELRHLFYELLTRLPDVTLGEPEYLQSTFVHGIKRMPISLA
- a CDS encoding cytochrome P450; this encodes MESQLDDIAAALDKPADYLKNPYPYFRNKREGLGVFPGTVMDYSKTPASLRPKTQFAAVSFEAVNQVFREADSFNSHIYDVTIGLFIGPTILAMEGEPHRKHRNLVSSAFKRKSLVHWEPEVVRPVCTALIDEFIADSTADLVSGFTFEFPTRVISKLLGLPEEDLPWFRQRAIELISYTVNYERAFAASAELKDYFLAQMAKRKSQPTEDIIGDLVTAEVDGEKLSDEAIFSFLRLLLPAGLETTYRATSNLLYLLLTHPEQFAAVRADHDLIGAAIEEGLRYETPLTTVQRTAIRDTAVAGVEVPAGAVVDVCIGSANRDEARWERPEEFDIFRKWIPHITFAAGEHTCMGLHLARMEMRVAMECLLDRLGEITLLTDDNPHIYGQPFRSPRSLPVTFTAR
- a CDS encoding aldehyde dehydrogenase family protein → MSDVGHRVSSIAIGERAAAAAESRLLIDGKLVAAASGAQFDNHCPATGRVLGATAAADRRDMQQAIGAARRAFDDTDWSTNRELRKRCLAQLQSALEAEKEELRTELIAEVGCPVMTTQLAQLDWPLVDGLRYPGRLIDEFDWERQLDGGGLFGDRNIRTVVKEPVGVVAAITPSNFPIEVILNKLGPALAAGNTVVLKPDPNTPWNATRLGRLIAEHTDIPPGVVNVVPTPSNEVAGLLGTDPRVDMISFTGSTTVGKLLARTSADTMKRTFLELGGKSALIVLDDADSAKVIPGAVGVCVHAGQACAATTRMLVHASLFDELVASVTAAFAAVTVGDPALPQTLVGPLISAAQKQRVLDAYAQARRDGAEITTGGGEVTGLPDELAGGHYVQPTVIVGVDNSAAIAQQEVFGPVLVMLPFSDDDEAVRIANDSAYGLAGAVVSASNGRALDVARRIRTGAIGVNGGMYYGADAPFGGYKSSGWGRQCGIEGFAQYLETKTIGYRKPRGT